Part of the Haliotis asinina isolate JCU_RB_2024 chromosome 8, JCU_Hal_asi_v2, whole genome shotgun sequence genome is shown below.
aACACTTATGTGTGTGGTAGGATTATGTACAATTATAAATGTTTGCACTGAATGACCACACCAGTGAACTTATAGAGAAATCCTCGTACTACTATATTAACAAGATTCGACCTATGAGAAATCATGTTGCATTTATTGCAGAGTTCTACAGAACCCGTCCTGGCAGTTGAGTACCACCCACAGGAGAAAAACAGCATTGTGTCTTGTGGCAAGAGTCAGATCACCTTCTGGACTGTGGAGGGGGGATCTCTTGCCAAGAAACAGGGAATCTTTGATGTAGGTATTTGTATTGAGTAGGCAAGTGCAAAGTCAGTTCCTGTGTTTGTTTTAGGGTAAAATATGTTAAGTTACAGGGCTTTTTCAGAGACTGCAGTGAAGACTTGTTAAACAAAGTTTAGTCAGGAAACCCTTCCTCAAGGACAATCAAGTTTTCCTTGAAATTGCTAGTTCTTATTAACAGATTCATTAATTCAGCAGTAAAGTTAATCGTCTTTCGTGAATTTAACTAGAAATTCCCAAGCCAACATATTTGTTAAAGAATTTGTCTCACTCAATCCAAAGATGGAACTTAGCAAGTAGACAATTTGAATGAAGCCACTTTTAGAATTATACTGAGTGTGTTaaattttacactactttttggagtattccagcagtattactGCAGAGAATTAAATTGACTCCGAGAGCACTGCCCCAGTGGGTAAATAACTATCATAATGACTATAATTTATATGAGTATGTGTTATAACATGTTTACATGCATATGCTTTGAAATGCATGCATGGAATAGCCATTCCATGGTTTTGTAACAAATGTTACTCTTTGTCTCCACAGAAACATGACAAGCCAAAGTATGTGTTGTGCTTGGCCTTTGCTGATAATGGGGACGTGATCTCAGGAGACTCCAATGGCAATATCTTCATTTGGGGCAGAGGTTTGTCTGTATTTTAGAGCATCAATATAGAACATGACATAAACCTAATGTTCAGATATTTCAGTCAAGATTGGTATAACAGAAACGTATACATGCTGAAAACCTTGCAGTTTGTATTGATAACATTTATTACATTGCTTTGTGTATCACGTCTTCTGTACTGGAACAGTCGGGTAGTGCCACGAGAAATGTGCCACACTCTCAGTCTCTCCAGGGAATCTCATGCATTTGTTGATAAAAGTAACATGACAGCCAATAATTAACTGGATAGCTCCAAAAGTCTGAGGGCAGTCAggtagtctagtgattaaagcgttcactcatcacactgaaggcaTGACATCGATTCCCGAAATGAgttaatgtttgaagcccatttctggtgtcccagccatgattttgctggaacattgctaaaagcacgtaaaaccaaactcgatCCCTCACCCACTCCAAAGATAGGGAGAGGTTTATAATTTCACTTGGCACTGGCTAAACTTTACTGTCAGTCCTTGAAATATTTTGAGGTTGACAGCTGAGTAAGTTGATATTGAACTCGGGTATTGTGATGAAGATTTGGTTCAGTTCCACACATATCGAATGTGTGAAGCGAAGTATTCTAGCCCCTACCATTGTTTCCAGGTATATTTTATAAGCGTATAATTTATAACATTTAGGACATTGCTGTGTATAAATCCCAATCCAGCTATTTGTTCTGTTTCAGGAACTAACCGGATCAGTCAGGCTATTAATGGTGCTCACGAAGGGGGAGTATTCTCAGTGTGTGTCATGAAGGATGGGACTATTCTGTCTGGAGGGGGAAAGGATAGGAAGGTCATCCAATGGGACAGCACTTACAAGAGGACAGGTTTAGAAACTGAGGTTAGATCACCCCTTTCATATCATGGAACATTCTGAAATGACATCTTAATGATCTTATTCATGTGTTTGTGGGATGTTTTTGATGACatgatatattttgatagttACTAGCAACTTACTCAGTGATTAGAGGATTTCATGTTATTCCTTCCTCTTCCAGATACCAGAGATGTTTGGCCCAGTGAGGACGCTGAGTCAGGGAAAAGGGAACTTGATTCTTGTGGGCACCACACGCAATGCTGTGCTTCAGGGCAGTCTTGACCTGGAGCTGAACCCTATTGTCCAGGTGAGGAACAGAGTAACCTTCCCTTGTGTGTGTACATTATACTGTCTGATGGCATAAGACAGTATTTTGGTATTGGTCTGAATGATAGTGTGGAGATGGTGTTTTTATCAGATATTGTCGTAGATCACATTTGAGTTGGTGTGTGAGGTGATGTTTTAGGTGGCATTGAGGTTATGTTTCAGGTGGCGTTAAGGTGATGTTTGAGATGGTGTAAGTTACaaatgtttgagatgatgtttGAGTGTTTCAAATCCTGTCAGCAGTGGTTGAATGTTTCAggtgatatttgtttatatgaGATTTCTGTGTGATGTTTGAGCAGTGTTTGACAGCGTGTTTAAGGTGATGTTCCATTTGATTTATGATGTTCAAGGCTTGTAATCATGCACCACTGTTTCTTGTCATCTTTAGGGCCATATGGATGAGCTATGGGGGCTTGCTACTCACTCCACTCAGCACCAGTTCCTCACCTGTGGTTCTGACAAGCACATCTACCTGTGGGACAGCATGTCACACTCTGTCATCTGGAGCAAGGAGATCACAGTGAGTAACAAGCACATCCACCTGTGTGATCATGGTGAGGCAAGAGCACATATATCTGTATGGTTATTGTGAATCATAGCACATCTACCTGTGTGATCATGGTGAGCCAAGGTCACAATAGTCTGTACAGTCACACTGagagacaaacagacatacctCTGGGGTCGCATTAACTCACATCAATGTAAAGAATCACAGTATGTGGCATGTTTAATTCTCTTGAAGTCATCTCATTAACTCCGACTGCCCATGTTTCAGGACCCCGCCCATAGCTGCTGCTTCCATCCCAATGGGATTGTGGCAGCAATTGGCACCCATGCTGCCAGGTGGCTCATCATCGACCTCGCCACAAGGGAGATCGTGAGTGTCCACAGTGATGGCAGTGAACAGATTGAGACCATCAAGTACTCCCCAGGTCAGTTGGTTGGGCAAGTCAAGGCAGGTCTGGGCAGAAGTGTCATCATTGCTATGTAGAGTTTATCCTGTCACTGCTAGGTTCAGAATTCAAAATCATTTATCAATACTCATGTTGCAAAGTGATTGTAGAACTGAAACTGTCGTCAGTATGTGTAACCCTCTGAGCATCAACTGTTAGTGCTATAATTTATGTGGGGAtctggggtagccaagtggttatagCATCTGCTCATGCCACAGAAGACCTGAGTCCGATTTCCCACATTCGTAcattgtatgaagcccatttcttctgTCCCTGctattatatagctggaatacataATATAAAGCGGTTTAAAACCATGCACACTCACTATACTTTCTATTTGGGTCAGTAGTCATGGTCAGTGACAAAGTTACATGTTTGTAAATCACTTGCTGATAGTTGcacatttttattttgcatCAACCTGCATCATTATGTTGATACTTACTGTGAAGTttgttgttaaaaaaaaaagagtTTTATGCTTTCACATATTGTCGATGAGATTCTGTGGAGGTATAGTTTTCAATGGCTAATGATGCGATTGCCTGGGAAAAAATTCAGAACATTTGAAGGTAACGTTTAGAGGAGTACATATTGTAACATTCGGTAGTCCTTGATATTAATTATCAGCAAGGAATATATTTGTTAGTAACTTTTTTAATCCAGGATTCAGTTGACATTAATATGATATTCAGTGGAACCTATGGAGAATCAAAGTTCAGAACCCCTACTTTCTGGATGAACTAGGTGGAAGCATCTGTAACATTCTCCAGAAATTGGTTCACAACAAATGCAGTCGTTCAGACAATTTCACTAGTAATAAATCTAAGTTGGGATGATATATCATTTACACACTGTAACAACTTGCAGATGGTGGTTACATCGCCATTGGGTCCCGAGACAACTACATCTACGTGTATCAGGTTAGCGATGAAGGAAGGAAATACTCAAAAGTAGGAAGGTGCTCGGTAAGTTCCAACAGAATCTTCTCCACTGTGTGATTCAGATACAGAATGGGTCCCCAGCAGCCTATTGTGGATGAAAGAACTGACTCCTTTAGATTTTGGCCCATAACATCATGTCATTACTCCTTATTTAGGAGTTTAGGATCATATAATGAAAGTGTTGATAATCTGCATTATTTAGGAGTTTAGGATCATATAATGAAAGTGTTGATAATCTGCATTATATGGGAGGTTAGGATCATGTAATGGAGGTCTGCATAATCTGCATTATGTGTGAGGTTAGGATCTTGTAATGGAGGTCTGCATATGCTGAATTATATGGGAGGTTAGGACGAAGTTGCTCTTGCCCATCTTTGTTGTTAGTTATGGTGTATGTTTATGAGCTAGACATATTAATGTATTGGTTTGTTTTGAATTTGCATGATGTGTATTCATGTCATTAAGCCCCTGTGGCCAGTGGATGAGAATCATAACAATTTCATGGGAAGGATACCAGTGATATTTGGATGAGAACCAGTTGGCAAGATTTCTATCAGCCAGTGTTGCTCTACAGTCATTTACACATGGAAATGGTGGAGTAAAATATTTGGCCTGTCAATTGTTTGACCCAGTTCAACTGCCAATAAGGGTACAATTCATTAAGCTCATCTTTGCAGTCATTTAGTAAACTCGTACTAGCAGAAATAACACCTGTTCAAGCTCTTGTTCCCCGACTGGTTGTAGCTTGCAGATTTTGTGattatttcattcactcactgtcacaTCTATGTTACAGGGACACTCCAGCTTTATAACTCATGTGGATTGGTCGGAAGACAGCCAATATCTAGTCAGCAACTCAGGGGATTATGAAGTCTTATACTGTGAGTAGGATATACGATCAAAGCCTGGCTATAGTGTTTGTTTACAGACTTTTTGCCCCAAACCTTGAGAGTTTGGTGAAAATAAGGGGGCGAgatggctaaggcgccaggctagtgatccagcgaggttgaggtgtcaggatcaagcccacctgtgaccgggtttaaaaaccttggagtcagctttatGTGCAGACTcttacagtgttgtcacaacccctagtgtacagtacacaaccctgtgtgCTTAAAagaatctgttggtatatgaccagatggtggccacatgaatacgtgcaaacacccagATGCGGGTaaagcaacgtgcagtgaacttggacaaagtactgtgactatatgtcccagtccacccagctgtgaatgggtacctcattaGGATGAGAGTGCATCAGTAAACTTGGTGCACTAAGtagcagcaagagttgtatactcccaatggagttgagattgaaatacgatgtactgttgagactgacatccagtgattgagggaaaaataccagggccttgagcatgcactagtgtgtgaatatgtgcgctatataaataaacctatatatatctatctaatCTTTTCCATAAAGCAAAAGGATGGTGAAGATAAAATACAAGTGTTCTGTATTGACTTACAGGGACAGTGAGTTCTTGCAAGCAGGTGACCACACCAGCCTCAGTGCGGGACGTCCAGTGGGCATCTCAAGACTGCACTCTCAGCTTCAATGTTGCAGGTAAGGATGCAGAAGACATGTGTTGGCTTGTGTCTCATTGTGCATGTTGTATTACATAATACACTCAGTTGAAAGAGGATCCATAACTCAACCTGTAGTCTTGCAAGGCATAATCAGCCAACAGCGAGTGAGTTGTTTTATGCGACGctaaacagtattccagctatatggcagcggtctgtaagtaatcgagtttgggccacacaatccagtgactaacagcatgagcatagatctatgcAATTGCGACAATATgagatgtgttaaccaagtcagcgagcctcaccacctgaTCCATTAGTAGTAGCTCTTCCAACAATCTTGTTAAATCTGGTCCAGGTAAGCAGATATATGTGACCTTGTTGTTTGACGGTAATTAGGTGCATTCATTTTACCATCAAATGCTTAACTAACAATATTGCTGTCTGCAGGAATTTGGCCTGATGGTGCTGATGGCACAGATATCAACAACTGCACCCGTTCACACAAACAGCATCTTGTAGCCACTGGCGATGACTTTGGGAAGGTCAATCTGTTCAAATATCCATGTTGTCAGCCAAAGGTAAGTTCAATATCCTGCAATTTTATTTGCAAGACACCTGTTAAACATGGTGTCTGTGTGACCCATCTCTGTCTCATCAATTCACTGTAACACCTGTGTAACCCATTCCTAATTCTTCAGTGTCTGCAAGTATGACCCATCACTCTCTCTCATCACTGTCTACAAGTGTGACCCATCACTCTCTCTCATCTCTGTCTACAAGTATGACCCATCACTCTCTCTCATCACTGTCTACAAGTGTGACCCATCACTCTCTCTCATCACTGTCTACAAGTGTGACCCATCACTCTCTCTCATCACTTCACTGTAACACCTGCGTAACCCATTCCCAATTCTTCAGTGTCTTCAAGTATGACCCATCACTCTCTCTCATCACTGTCTACAAGTGTGACCCATCACTCTCTCTCATCTCTGTCTACAAGTATGACCCATCACTCTCTCTCATCACTGTAACACCTGCGTAACCCATTCCTAATTCTTCAGTGTCTGCATGTATGACCCATCACTCTCTCTCATCACTGTCTGCAAGTACgacccatctctctctctcatcactGTCTACAAGTATGACCCATCTCTTTCTCTCATCACTGTCTACAAGTATgacccatctctctctctcatcactGTCTACAAGTGTGACCCATCACTCTCTCTCATCACTGTCTACAAGTATGACCCATCTGTCTCTCTCATCACTGTCTACAAGTATGACCCATCACTCTCTCTTATCACTGTCTACAAGTATGACCCATCTCTGTCTCTCATCACTGTCTACAAGTATGACCCATCACTCTCTCTCATCACTGTCTACAAGTATGACCCATCTCTCTCTCTTATCACTGTCTACAAGTATGACCCATCTGTCTCTCTCATCACTGTCTACAAGTATgacccatctctctctctcatcactGTCTACAAGTATgacccatctctctctctcttatcaCTGTCTGCAAGTATGACCCATCTGTCTCTCTCATCACCGTCTACAAGTTTgacccatctctctctctcatcactGTCTACAAGTATgacccatctctctctctcttatcaCTGTCTGCAAGTATGACCCAACTGTCTCTCTCATCACTGACTGCAAGTATGACAAATATCTCCCTCATCACTGTCTGCAAGTATgacccatctctctctctcatcactGTCTACAAGTATgacccatctctctctctcttatcaCTGTCTGCAAGTATGACCCATCTGTCTCTCTCATCACTGTCTGCAAGTATGACAAATATCTCCCTCATCACTGTCTGCAAGTATgacccatctctctctctcatcactGTCTACAAGTATgacccatctctctctctcttatcaCTGTCTGCAAGTATGACCCATCTGTCTCTCTCATCACTGTCTACAAGTATGACCCATCACTCTCTCTCATCACTGTCTACAAGTATgacccatctctctctctcttatcaCTGTCTGCAAGTATGACCCATCTGTCTCTCTCATCACTGTCTGCAAGTATGACAAATCTCTCCCTCATCACTGTCTGCAAGTATGACCCATCTCTCTCGTCACAGTCTGCAAGTATgacccatctctctctctcatcacCTCAACTCTGAAACTACCTGCAACATTGCTTGTTTCTGTTCACAGTCCAGCAGCCATGCCTCTAAGGGGCACAGTAGTCATGTGACTGATGTTGGCTTCCTGTTCGATGACTCTCGGCTCATCTCAACTGGAGGTCGTGACATGAGCATCATTCAGTGGGAGGTTATTGGGTAGAtgcagaaacatgtccaaagccAACCTGAATTTGATAGTACTACTGTTTGACGAGATACTGAACTTCAGTGACAGATGAAACTCATCAGTCAACAACTTTTTGGGATGAAGTAGCTGGATGGTGTGCTGCCCCAAGGCATCACATTGTAGAACTGATGTAACGCAAGCACAAGAAGCACCTGTCAACATATGCCAGGCATTTTTATGTTTAGTTTGTTTCTCTGATGCATGAGTTTGCCAAATGACAGGTTTACGTGTTCTGCAGATTGCTGAGTTCATCATATCACAACCTTGCACAGCTGCAAGTTGTGTTGTAACAACTAATATCAGTCTTGCATCAACTGAAACAACTATACAGTGACACGGATCATATGGTTATTTAAGGCTGACATGCAGGTTCTCACATGAGGAACAAACATGGACACGATCTATTTTCACCTAAGATCGTTATGAGTGTTATTAAGCATTTTTGATAATTGATCGTAACATTTACAATTGGTTGATGATGACGAAGATTTTCAACATGATTTTTGTCTACTTTTTTATTACCGATATCCACAATATGTTTAGTCTTGCAGCAGATGTATGTAATCTGTAAAATACTATTTAAACTCTGTATGTTCAAACTCTATAGTGTAACTGTTAATAAGCTTGTATTTGAGTCAACTTCAACTGGGAAAGAATTGGTAATAACCACATAGTTCATTGATCTTTATTGAAACAGTGGATAAGTCATATATTTCCTGTATTATCTAGAGGTTAAATGGTGTGCCATTACCATGGTATGGTACGTGTTGCAGTTAGGTTCGTTTGGGTTCGGTATGATCATTATGCAGATAATTAACAATAAGAGCCAAAACTTACATtctttaaaaacatggaaaaacaaTCACCATAGTATTTGTTATTctgaatgaacaaaactgtcCTTTAATGA
Proteins encoded:
- the LOC137293506 gene encoding echinoderm microtubule-associated protein-like 2 isoform X4, which gives rise to MLPVVELEVESLSPSGERFNGFGSDTASMDHVLDGLLSQEQEDLVDRVAYLEKKVTQQGDEIVCLKSALADVIRRISQLESAPPNHVLPSKPTFRSPRKSASHERKSHLNPLENVNLISHRSTTPPQSRSYHSSRNSTPLKKWSSLSNSADLSNSQITPNKRHNLQANGDRRSISHSNLNPRPVMKGSREPVWNTEEGYLKIYIRGRPVTLYAPSTLTDYNLSKIGEAPSETLQVEWVYGYRGRDCRSNLYNLPTGELVYFIAAVVVLYNVEENMQRHYLGHSDDVKCIAIHPDKIRIATGQVAGHDKKEGKPHIRIWDSVSLSTLNVIGLGDFDRAVCCVSFSKLDGGLHLVAVDDANEHVISVWDLSRDKPHKITETKSSTEPVLAVEYHPQEKNSIVSCGKSQITFWTVEGGSLAKKQGIFDKHDKPKYVLCLAFADNGDVISGDSNGNIFIWGRGTNRISQAINGAHEGGVFSVCVMKDGTILSGGGKDRKVIQWDSTYKRTGLETEIPEMFGPVRTLSQGKGNLILVGTTRNAVLQGSLDLELNPIVQGHMDELWGLATHSTQHQFLTCGSDKHIYLWDSMSHSVIWSKEITDPAHSCCFHPNGIVAAIGTHAARWLIIDLATREIVSVHSDGSEQIETIKYSPDGGYIAIGSRDNYIYVYQVSDEGRKYSKVGRCSGHSSFITHVDWSEDSQYLVSNSGDYEVLYWTVSSCKQVTTPASVRDVQWASQDCTLSFNVAGIWPDGADGTDINNCTRSHKQHLVATGDDFGKVNLFKYPCCQPKSSSHASKGHSSHVTDVGFLFDDSRLISTGGRDMSIIQWEVIG
- the LOC137293506 gene encoding echinoderm microtubule-associated protein-like 2 isoform X12, with translation MMYPSRIPRKQFDDHDGLDGLLSQEQEDLVDRVAYLEKKVTQQGDEIVCLKSALADVIRRISQLESAPPNHVLPSKPTFRSPRKSASHERKSHLNPLENVNLISHRSTTPPQSRSYHSSRNSTPLKKWSSLSNSADLSNSQITPNKRHNLQANGDSSREPVWNTEEGYLKIYIRGRPVTLYAPSTLTDYNLSKIGEAPSETLQVEWVYGYRGRDCRSNLYNLPTGELVYFIAAVVVLYNVEENMQRHYLGHSDDVKCIAIHPDKIRIATGQVAGHDKKEGKPHIRIWDSVSLSTLNVIGLGDFDRAVCCVSFSKLDGGLHLVAVDDANEHVISVWDLSRDKPHKITETKSSTEPVLAVEYHPQEKNSIVSCGKSQITFWTVEGGSLAKKQGIFDKHDKPKYVLCLAFADNGDVISGDSNGNIFIWGRGTNRISQAINGAHEGGVFSVCVMKDGTILSGGGKDRKVIQWDSTYKRTGLETEIPEMFGPVRTLSQGKGNLILVGTTRNAVLQGSLDLELNPIVQGHMDELWGLATHSTQHQFLTCGSDKHIYLWDSMSHSVIWSKEITDPAHSCCFHPNGIVAAIGTHAARWLIIDLATREIVSVHSDGSEQIETIKYSPDGGYIAIGSRDNYIYVYQVSDEGRKYSKVGRCSGHSSFITHVDWSEDSQYLVSNSGDYEVLYWTVSSCKQVTTPASVRDVQWASQDCTLSFNVAGIWPDGADGTDINNCTRSHKQHLVATGDDFGKVNLFKYPCCQPKSSSHASKGHSSHVTDVGFLFDDSRLISTGGRDMSIIQWEVIG
- the LOC137293506 gene encoding echinoderm microtubule-associated protein-like 2 isoform X7, with the translated sequence MSKENSSADVEEVLAPYRQSAQLDKKDGLLSQEQEDLVDRVAYLEKKVTQQGDEIVCLKSALADVIRRISQLESAPPNHVLPSKPTFRSPRKSASHERKSHLNPLENVNLISHRSTTPPQSRSYHSSRNSTPLKKWSSLSNSADLSNSQITPNKRHNLQANGDSSREPVWNTEEGYLKIYIRGRPVTLYAPSTLTDYNLSKIGEAPSETLQVEWVYGYRGRDCRSNLYNLPTGELVYFIAAVVVLYNVEENMQRHYLGHSDDVKCIAIHPDKIRIATGQVAGHDKKEGKKKRNSTSEVTDYDEKWPHIRIWDSVSLSTLNVIGLGDFDRAVCCVSFSKLDGGLHLVAVDDANEHVISVWDLSRDKPHKITETKSSTEPVLAVEYHPQEKNSIVSCGKSQITFWTVEGGSLAKKQGIFDKHDKPKYVLCLAFADNGDVISGDSNGNIFIWGRGTNRISQAINGAHEGGVFSVCVMKDGTILSGGGKDRKVIQWDSTYKRTGLETEIPEMFGPVRTLSQGKGNLILVGTTRNAVLQGSLDLELNPIVQGHMDELWGLATHSTQHQFLTCGSDKHIYLWDSMSHSVIWSKEITDPAHSCCFHPNGIVAAIGTHAARWLIIDLATREIVSVHSDGSEQIETIKYSPDGGYIAIGSRDNYIYVYQVSDEGRKYSKVGRCSGHSSFITHVDWSEDSQYLVSNSGDYEVLYWTVSSCKQVTTPASVRDVQWASQDCTLSFNVAGIWPDGADGTDINNCTRSHKQHLVATGDDFGKVNLFKYPCCQPKSSSHASKGHSSHVTDVGFLFDDSRLISTGGRDMSIIQWEVIG
- the LOC137293506 gene encoding echinoderm microtubule-associated protein-like 2 isoform X2, whose translation is MSKENSSADVEEVLAPYRQSAQLDKKDGLLSQEQEDLVDRVAYLEKKVTQQGDEIVCLKSALADVIRRISQLESAPPNHVLPSKPTFRSPRKSASHERKSHLNPLENVNLISHRSTTPPQSRSYHSSRNSTPLKKWSSLSNSADLSNSQITPNKRHNLQANGDRRSISHSNLNPRPVMKGSREPVWNTEEGYLKIYIRGRPVTLYAPSTLTDYNLSKIGEAPSETLQVEWVYGYRGRDCRSNLYNLPTGELVYFIAAVVVLYNVEENMQRHYLGHSDDVKCIAIHPDKIRIATGQVAGHDKKEGKKKRNSTSEVTDYDEKWPHIRIWDSVSLSTLNVIGLGDFDRAVCCVSFSKLDGGLHLVAVDDANEHVISVWDLSRDKPHKITETKSSTEPVLAVEYHPQEKNSIVSCGKSQITFWTVEGGSLAKKQGIFDKHDKPKYVLCLAFADNGDVISGDSNGNIFIWGRGTNRISQAINGAHEGGVFSVCVMKDGTILSGGGKDRKVIQWDSTYKRTGLETEIPEMFGPVRTLSQGKGNLILVGTTRNAVLQGSLDLELNPIVQGHMDELWGLATHSTQHQFLTCGSDKHIYLWDSMSHSVIWSKEITDPAHSCCFHPNGIVAAIGTHAARWLIIDLATREIVSVHSDGSEQIETIKYSPDGGYIAIGSRDNYIYVYQVSDEGRKYSKVGRCSGHSSFITHVDWSEDSQYLVSNSGDYEVLYWTVSSCKQVTTPASVRDVQWASQDCTLSFNVAGIWPDGADGTDINNCTRSHKQHLVATGDDFGKVNLFKYPCCQPKSSSHASKGHSSHVTDVGFLFDDSRLISTGGRDMSIIQWEVIG
- the LOC137293506 gene encoding echinoderm microtubule-associated protein-like 1 isoform X14, which encodes MSHSKSSREPVWNTEEGYLKIYIRGRPVTLYAPSTLTDYNLSKIGEAPSETLQVEWVYGYRGRDCRSNLYNLPTGELVYFIAAVVVLYNVEENMQRHYLGHSDDVKCIAIHPDKIRIATGQVAGHDKKEGKKKRNSTSEVTDYDEKWPHIRIWDSVSLSTLNVIGLGDFDRAVCCVSFSKLDGGLHLVAVDDANEHVISVWDLSRDKPHKITETKSSTEPVLAVEYHPQEKNSIVSCGKSQITFWTVEGGSLAKKQGIFDKHDKPKYVLCLAFADNGDVISGDSNGNIFIWGRGTNRISQAINGAHEGGVFSVCVMKDGTILSGGGKDRKVIQWDSTYKRTGLETEIPEMFGPVRTLSQGKGNLILVGTTRNAVLQGSLDLELNPIVQGHMDELWGLATHSTQHQFLTCGSDKHIYLWDSMSHSVIWSKEITDPAHSCCFHPNGIVAAIGTHAARWLIIDLATREIVSVHSDGSEQIETIKYSPDGGYIAIGSRDNYIYVYQVSDEGRKYSKVGRCSGHSSFITHVDWSEDSQYLVSNSGDYEVLYWTVSSCKQVTTPASVRDVQWASQDCTLSFNVAGIWPDGADGTDINNCTRSHKQHLVATGDDFGKVNLFKYPCCQPKSSSHASKGHSSHVTDVGFLFDDSRLISTGGRDMSIIQWEVIG
- the LOC137293506 gene encoding echinoderm microtubule-associated protein-like 2 isoform X5, with the protein product MLPVVELEVESLSPSGERFNGFGSDTASMDHVLDGLLSQEQEDLVDRVAYLEKKVTQQGDEIVCLKSALADVIRRISQLESAPPNHVLPSKPTFRSPRKSASHERKSHLNPLENVNLISHRSTTPPQSRSYHSSRNSTPLKKWSSLSNSADLSNSQITPNKRHNLQANGDSSREPVWNTEEGYLKIYIRGRPVTLYAPSTLTDYNLSKIGEAPSETLQVEWVYGYRGRDCRSNLYNLPTGELVYFIAAVVVLYNVEENMQRHYLGHSDDVKCIAIHPDKIRIATGQVAGHDKKEGKKKRNSTSEVTDYDEKWPHIRIWDSVSLSTLNVIGLGDFDRAVCCVSFSKLDGGLHLVAVDDANEHVISVWDLSRDKPHKITETKSSTEPVLAVEYHPQEKNSIVSCGKSQITFWTVEGGSLAKKQGIFDKHDKPKYVLCLAFADNGDVISGDSNGNIFIWGRGTNRISQAINGAHEGGVFSVCVMKDGTILSGGGKDRKVIQWDSTYKRTGLETEIPEMFGPVRTLSQGKGNLILVGTTRNAVLQGSLDLELNPIVQGHMDELWGLATHSTQHQFLTCGSDKHIYLWDSMSHSVIWSKEITDPAHSCCFHPNGIVAAIGTHAARWLIIDLATREIVSVHSDGSEQIETIKYSPDGGYIAIGSRDNYIYVYQVSDEGRKYSKVGRCSGHSSFITHVDWSEDSQYLVSNSGDYEVLYWTVSSCKQVTTPASVRDVQWASQDCTLSFNVAGIWPDGADGTDINNCTRSHKQHLVATGDDFGKVNLFKYPCCQPKSSSHASKGHSSHVTDVGFLFDDSRLISTGGRDMSIIQWEVIG
- the LOC137293506 gene encoding echinoderm microtubule-associated protein-like 2 isoform X13, with amino-acid sequence MDESSTTSISFHSNGVDGLLSQEQEDLVDRVAYLEKKVTQQGDEIVCLKSALADVIRRISQLESAPPNHVLPSKPTFRSPRKSASHERKSHLNPLENVNLISHRSTTPPQSRSYHSSRNSTPLKKWSSLSNSADLSNSQITPNKRHNLQANGDSSREPVWNTEEGYLKIYIRGRPVTLYAPSTLTDYNLSKIGEAPSETLQVEWVYGYRGRDCRSNLYNLPTGELVYFIAAVVVLYNVEENMQRHYLGHSDDVKCIAIHPDKIRIATGQVAGHDKKEGKPHIRIWDSVSLSTLNVIGLGDFDRAVCCVSFSKLDGGLHLVAVDDANEHVISVWDLSRDKPHKITETKSSTEPVLAVEYHPQEKNSIVSCGKSQITFWTVEGGSLAKKQGIFDKHDKPKYVLCLAFADNGDVISGDSNGNIFIWGRGTNRISQAINGAHEGGVFSVCVMKDGTILSGGGKDRKVIQWDSTYKRTGLETEIPEMFGPVRTLSQGKGNLILVGTTRNAVLQGSLDLELNPIVQGHMDELWGLATHSTQHQFLTCGSDKHIYLWDSMSHSVIWSKEITDPAHSCCFHPNGIVAAIGTHAARWLIIDLATREIVSVHSDGSEQIETIKYSPDGGYIAIGSRDNYIYVYQVSDEGRKYSKVGRCSGHSSFITHVDWSEDSQYLVSNSGDYEVLYWTVSSCKQVTTPASVRDVQWASQDCTLSFNVAGIWPDGADGTDINNCTRSHKQHLVATGDDFGKVNLFKYPCCQPKSSSHASKGHSSHVTDVGFLFDDSRLISTGGRDMSIIQWEVIG